The following are encoded in a window of Haliotis asinina isolate JCU_RB_2024 chromosome 14, JCU_Hal_asi_v2, whole genome shotgun sequence genomic DNA:
- the LOC137260874 gene encoding protein kinase C-binding protein NELL2-like — protein sequence MLYMGKRAVDIRERAKKATNMQLFRVPVYFPLLVLICWAVVDGVNGACTPVCKNSGKCDTTDKCNCTRTGYEGPTCDKDVNECTATGADKHDCDEHANCTNMPPGSFTCKCKSGYAGNGKTCSDVNECTATGADKHDCDEHANCTNTQGSFTCKCKSGYAGNGKTCTEGVCSKDGKECLHGGTCDTKKTPTTCSCASGYTGTTCQNAGGTVTFSAYLLPLIGFTFFAIQ from the exons ATGCTATATATGGGCAAACGTGCAGTAGACATTCGAGAGCGAGCGAAGAAGGCAACAAACATGCAGCTGTTCAGGGTTCCAGTTTACTTTCCTTTACTGG TTTTAATATGCTGGGCAGTCGTCGATGGCGTCAATGGAGCGTGCACGCCTGTTTGCAAGAATTCAGGAAAATGCGACACAACAGACAAATGTAATTGTACCAGAACTGGATATGAGGGTCCAACATGCGACAAGG ATGTCAATGAATGTACAGCCACGGGTGCCGACAAACATGACTGCGATGAACATGCTAACTGCACAAATATGCCGCCTGGATCCTTCACCTGCAAATGCAAATCTGGTTATGCTGGAAATGGAAAGACGTGCTCAG ATGTCAATGAATGTACAGCCACGGGTGCCGACAAACATGACTGCGATGAACATGCTAACTGCACAAATACACAGGGATCCTTCACCTGCAAATGCAAATCTGGTTATGCTGGAAATGGAAAGACGTGCACAG AGGGTGTATGTTCGAAGGATGGGAAAGAATGCCTCCATGGAGGGACATGTGACACAAAGAAGACTCCGACCACGTGTAGTTGTGCAAGTGGTTACACCGGAACCACCTGTCAAAATG CTGGAGGTACGGTGACATTTTCAGCATACCTACTTCCACTGATTGGTTTTACGTTTTTCGCTATCCAGTAA